A window from Candidatus Cloacimonadota bacterium encodes these proteins:
- a CDS encoding TetR/AcrR family transcriptional regulator, whose protein sequence is MLQLYPKARKKSVSPVDYRLKILVSAIKVFSQKGFAKTTMSDVANNARVGVGTLYNYFRNKDDLLLQCMKKTIEDEIEQIKVESEKLADPFEKLEYFLHEHRLLMESKPYIARFLIIELRQSEGFYKRNPSYNPMQYYLDFISGIFAEGVAQGRIRDVDPQVMALSILGTIDMLLTQWLIHGRDYDIEAVWNKYRDIVGYGLEKTKA, encoded by the coding sequence ATGCTCCAGCTTTATCCCAAAGCACGCAAAAAATCGGTTTCCCCGGTGGATTACCGGCTCAAGATCCTGGTATCCGCCATCAAGGTTTTTTCCCAGAAAGGCTTCGCGAAAACCACCATGTCCGACGTGGCCAACAATGCCAGGGTTGGCGTGGGCACGCTTTACAACTATTTTCGCAACAAGGATGACCTGCTGCTGCAGTGCATGAAAAAGACGATCGAGGACGAGATCGAACAGATCAAGGTGGAGAGTGAAAAGCTGGCCGATCCCTTCGAGAAGCTTGAGTATTTCCTGCACGAACACAGGCTGCTGATGGAAAGCAAGCCCTACATCGCCCGCTTTCTGATCATCGAACTGCGCCAGAGCGAAGGTTTTTACAAACGCAATCCCTCCTACAACCCCATGCAGTACTATCTGGACTTCATCAGCGGGATCTTTGCCGAGGGCGTGGCCCAGGGCAGGATCCGCGACGTCGATCCGCAGGTGATGGCCCTCTCCATCCTGGGCACCATCGACATGCTGCTCACCCAGTGGCTGATCCACGGCCGGGATTACGACATCGAAGCCGTCTGGAACAAATACCGGGACATCGTGGGCTACGGACTGGAAAAAACCAAAGCCTGA
- a CDS encoding pyridoxal phosphate-dependent aminotransferase, whose translation MKLSQRALDIQASPIRKLMPHAVATKQRGLKVYQLNIGQPDIPTPQPMLDAYHSFSEKVLAYGPSQGLDAYRHGLVEYYAKQNIPLKENQIIVTTAGSEAVTFAMMVVAAAGDEIIVPEPFYTNYNGFATMAGINIRPLLTLAETGYQLPGDAAIEALITPRTKAIMICNPGNPTGTVYSREDVFRLGALAKKHGLFVISDEVYREFIYEGFQHTSILHVPGLEEQAVMVDSVSKRYSACGARIGCIASRNQALMDATLKFAQARLCPPTVDQLAALACVPLGADFFRPLIAEYQARRDLVFNALMEIPGVVCVKPQGAFYILVKLPVDDCEQFIVWMLDEFNLDGETVMGAPGEGFYATPGLGRNEMRLAYVLNETELHKAMRIFARGFEEYQKLQT comes from the coding sequence ATGAAGCTTTCGCAACGGGCGCTGGACATCCAGGCCTCACCCATCCGCAAGCTGATGCCGCACGCGGTGGCCACCAAACAGCGCGGCCTGAAGGTTTATCAGCTCAACATCGGCCAGCCGGACATCCCCACCCCCCAGCCGATGCTGGACGCCTATCACTCTTTCTCGGAAAAAGTGCTGGCCTACGGGCCTTCCCAGGGACTGGATGCCTACCGGCACGGACTGGTGGAATACTACGCCAAACAGAACATCCCCCTGAAGGAAAACCAGATCATCGTGACCACCGCCGGTTCGGAAGCCGTGACCTTTGCCATGATGGTGGTGGCCGCAGCCGGCGACGAGATCATTGTGCCGGAACCCTTTTACACCAACTACAACGGCTTTGCCACCATGGCCGGGATCAACATCCGCCCGCTGCTCACCCTGGCCGAGACTGGTTATCAGCTGCCCGGCGACGCGGCGATCGAGGCCCTGATCACGCCACGCACCAAGGCGATAATGATCTGCAATCCGGGCAATCCCACCGGCACGGTCTATTCGCGGGAAGACGTCTTCCGCCTGGGCGCGCTGGCCAAAAAGCACGGCCTGTTCGTGATCTCGGACGAAGTTTACCGCGAGTTCATCTATGAAGGCTTTCAGCACACCAGCATCCTGCATGTGCCGGGGCTGGAAGAGCAGGCGGTGATGGTGGACAGCGTTTCCAAGCGCTACAGCGCCTGCGGGGCCCGCATCGGCTGCATCGCCTCGCGAAATCAGGCTTTGATGGACGCCACGCTGAAATTCGCCCAGGCCCGGCTCTGCCCCCCCACGGTGGACCAGCTGGCCGCCCTGGCCTGCGTGCCTTTGGGCGCCGACTTTTTCCGGCCCCTCATTGCCGAATACCAGGCCCGCCGCGATCTGGTCTTCAACGCCTTGATGGAGATCCCCGGCGTGGTCTGCGTGAAACCCCAGGGCGCTTTTTACATCCTGGTGAAGCTACCTGTGGATGATTGCGAACAGTTCATCGTGTGGATGCTGGATGAGTTCAACCTCGACGGCGAAACGGTGATGGGCGCCCCCGGCGAAGGGTTCTATGCCACTCCGGGGCTGGGACGCAACGAAATGCGCCTGGCCTACGTGCTGAACGAAACCGAGCTGCACAAGGCGATGCGGATCTTCGCCCGCGGCTTTGAGGAATACCAAAAACTGCAGACCTGA
- a CDS encoding sugar ABC transporter permease translates to MKTKRKIEPYLYLLPALLLLLLFRFIPIIMSFVISFFQFGVTDIGKFLGFANYDRLLSDKEFWTSMMNTLWLVLIAVPASIILPLIFAQMLNQIKWLKGFFRTIYFMPFVTSLVAVSIVWKIIFSEQAGLANTTLQWLGMKPQLWLAEPRGIFTLLFESMGVSLPAWMGGPSLALFSIIIMTVWKSLGYNTIIYLAGLQNISKAYYEAADIDGAGKLRQFFKITVPLISPTTFYVLLMTTIVSFQTFAQIYMMTDKGGPLGTTKLIVYYIYEKGFDKLDMGYASAASIILFIVILGLTLLQRRLEKNVNY, encoded by the coding sequence ATGAAAACCAAGCGCAAGATCGAGCCCTACCTCTATCTGCTGCCCGCATTGTTGCTGTTGCTGCTGTTTCGCTTCATCCCCATCATCATGTCCTTTGTGATCAGCTTTTTCCAGTTTGGGGTTACCGACATCGGCAAATTCCTGGGCTTTGCAAACTACGACCGGCTGCTGTCCGACAAGGAATTCTGGACCTCGATGATGAACACCCTCTGGCTGGTGCTGATCGCCGTTCCGGCCAGCATCATCCTGCCGCTGATCTTTGCCCAGATGCTCAATCAGATCAAATGGCTGAAAGGCTTTTTCCGCACCATCTATTTCATGCCCTTCGTCACCTCGCTGGTGGCGGTTTCGATCGTGTGGAAGATCATTTTCTCGGAGCAGGCGGGCCTGGCCAACACCACCCTGCAATGGCTGGGAATGAAGCCGCAGCTTTGGCTGGCAGAGCCGCGCGGCATTTTCACCCTGCTCTTCGAAAGCATGGGGGTAAGCCTCCCCGCCTGGATGGGCGGGCCTTCGCTGGCGCTGTTTTCCATCATCATCATGACGGTCTGGAAAAGCCTGGGCTACAACACCATCATCTACCTGGCCGGCCTGCAGAACATCTCCAAGGCCTATTACGAGGCCGCGGACATCGACGGCGCCGGCAAGCTGCGCCAGTTCTTCAAGATCACCGTACCCCTCATCTCGCCCACCACCTTCTACGTGCTGCTGATGACCACCATCGTCAGCTTCCAGACCTTCGCCCAGATCTACATGATGACGGACAAGGGCGGGCCACTGGGCACCACCAAGCTGATCGTCTATTACATCTACGAAAAAGGCTTCGACAAGCTGGACATGGGCTATGCCAGCGCCGCCTCCATCATCCTGTTCATCGTGATCCTGGGCCTCACGCTGCTGCAGCGCCGCCTGGAAAAAAACGTCAATTACTGA
- a CDS encoding carbohydrate ABC transporter permease produces MRNALGSTLIYLFLVIFGFTMIVPFIWMLSTSLMTQSEFNKNDSIFIPKEEYHVWKDGDTEHKVILVQTEGQKAVIHVLDADGQISPEFGEYKEVPADAVKLVRKKPSFHFDNFVKAFKKVPFATYFANTLFVSILTLAGVLVTSVLAAYAFARMDFKGKDLIFYLFLSMMMVPEPIYIISSYIMLDKFNWLDTYNALIIPWCVNIFTIFLFRQHFKSLPQELFDAASIDGCSTFGMLTRIILPLSKGVIATAAVFSLIGSWNSFMWPLVMTDRPELRVLQVGLSYFNQEASTQTTLLMAASTFSILPILIIFFLAQKQIIASYAKAGLKD; encoded by the coding sequence ATGAGAAACGCGCTTGGTTCCACCCTTATCTACCTGTTTCTGGTGATCTTCGGTTTCACGATGATCGTGCCCTTCATCTGGATGCTTTCCACCTCGCTGATGACCCAGAGCGAATTCAACAAGAACGATTCCATTTTCATTCCCAAAGAGGAATACCACGTTTGGAAGGATGGCGACACCGAGCACAAGGTGATCCTGGTGCAAACCGAAGGGCAGAAAGCCGTGATCCACGTGCTGGACGCCGACGGCCAGATCTCGCCCGAATTTGGGGAATACAAAGAGGTGCCGGCCGACGCGGTGAAACTGGTGCGCAAGAAACCCAGCTTCCACTTCGACAACTTCGTGAAGGCTTTCAAAAAAGTGCCCTTCGCCACCTATTTCGCCAACACCCTCTTCGTTTCCATCCTTACCCTCGCGGGGGTGCTGGTCACCTCGGTGCTGGCCGCCTATGCCTTTGCCCGCATGGATTTCAAGGGCAAGGACCTCATCTTTTACCTCTTCCTGAGCATGATGATGGTGCCGGAGCCGATCTACATCATCTCCTCCTACATCATGCTGGATAAATTCAACTGGCTGGATACCTACAACGCCCTGATCATACCCTGGTGCGTGAACATCTTCACCATCTTCCTCTTCCGCCAGCACTTCAAATCGCTGCCCCAGGAGCTCTTCGACGCCGCCTCCATCGATGGTTGCAGCACCTTCGGGATGCTCACGCGGATCATCCTGCCCCTCTCCAAGGGCGTGATCGCCACCGCCGCCGTCTTTTCCCTCATCGGCAGCTGGAATAGTTTCATGTGGCCCCTGGTGATGACGGACCGGCCCGAACTGCGGGTTTTGCAGGTGGGATTGAGCTATTTCAACCAGGAGGCGTCCACCCAGACGACCCTGCTGATGGCGGCCTCCACCTTCAGCATCCTGCCCATCCTGATCATCTTCTTCCTCGCGCAGAAACAGATCATCGCCAGCTACGCCAAAGCCGGCCTCAAAGATTGA
- a CDS encoding DUF2723 domain-containing protein: protein MSKSKVDVRHIKRQIQKSEATKKGKPDYQVPAKAEVLDDFQYRPQPLQNPKANLIVAWAVFAIALIVYLLTQARTTSFWDSGEYATCISSLGVPHPPGNPFYILFGRALAVLLGGIFSHAWIAAFISGLFSAFAVMFTYLITVQLTSMFRIKDWEAMFAGVVAALLTAFSFTFWMNAVEAEVYAGLSFFVTIIIWLTLWWVQHSRDFHHQNVLLLIVYLFFLGFGVHQTALQIAPAILFIVVWPLLAQGSKKSGFWYKFFGYGIALILSYLIFGAIGNSMGMDSLDQLGLMLCIIALMVVELREVFARRLWLLGLLLVVVGISSHLYIPIRAADKPFINLGDPSTTQRFQEYIQRKQYKAETETSMFDRRGAFVKHQLGFHFLRYFGWQWFKQDSVIRATKLPQLVVNIFAGLFVAFLGLFGAVFHYRKNKHSFFYLLAIMLCVTLLMVFVMNLSDEEVRDRDYFFVVAYNMWAIWMGIGALALLSLFRDKALRTAIVALMLLLPLLNLAVQYREHDRSREFIALDYGVNFLNSVEENAIIFTNGDNDTYPLWYAQTVKDPHAKEHLHAARDLFPTQASSAALAQAAKYKSTRLKGIRQDVTIANLSLLNTSWYVRQLRDQEGVNISWSEEEISSLDDRTGGYISYLARDSVTYDAGDPQGTQKFTVKYAQSREESDQTGAFMPLRASDFSVLQIVKDNFGKRPIYFAVTCESNVGFDEYLRSEGMVSRVTHIKSATGREAVDLPRLLTNIDKVYQYRSIDDSRVFKDDNMTRLISNYGSGYSRAALEFTRAGKFEQALAYANKAKKFIDGELRLTEFWVNYYAGTGQIAKLDEFVDKNILPHTDAVRIYNSYVLNTMATEYPRYFPRYMKKLLLAFPNEMDLAQLAVYYGYNNDLMPQVQNTLDSLMAENKLGYNLQDLNNYLGMGEEEAGADSF, encoded by the coding sequence ATGAGTAAAAGCAAAGTCGACGTCCGCCACATCAAGCGGCAGATCCAGAAAAGCGAAGCCACCAAAAAGGGAAAGCCCGACTATCAGGTTCCCGCCAAAGCCGAGGTCCTGGACGATTTCCAGTACCGGCCCCAACCTCTGCAAAACCCCAAAGCCAACCTCATCGTGGCTTGGGCGGTGTTCGCCATCGCCCTGATCGTCTATCTGCTCACCCAGGCCCGCACCACCTCCTTCTGGGACAGCGGCGAGTACGCCACCTGCATCAGCAGCCTGGGCGTGCCCCATCCCCCCGGAAACCCTTTCTACATCCTCTTTGGCAGGGCTTTGGCCGTTCTTCTCGGCGGCATTTTCTCCCATGCCTGGATCGCCGCCTTCATCTCCGGGCTGTTCAGCGCCTTTGCCGTGATGTTCACCTATTTGATCACAGTGCAGCTCACCAGCATGTTCCGGATCAAGGATTGGGAAGCCATGTTTGCCGGAGTGGTGGCCGCGCTGCTGACCGCCTTTTCCTTCACCTTCTGGATGAATGCCGTGGAGGCCGAGGTCTATGCCGGGCTGTCCTTCTTTGTCACCATCATCATCTGGCTTACGCTTTGGTGGGTGCAGCACTCGCGGGATTTCCACCATCAGAACGTGCTGCTGCTGATCGTTTACCTCTTCTTCCTGGGCTTTGGCGTGCACCAAACCGCCCTGCAGATAGCCCCCGCCATCCTCTTCATCGTGGTCTGGCCGCTGCTGGCACAGGGCTCCAAAAAAAGCGGCTTCTGGTACAAGTTCTTCGGTTACGGGATCGCCCTGATCCTCAGTTACCTCATTTTCGGCGCCATCGGCAACAGCATGGGCATGGATTCCCTGGACCAGCTAGGCCTGATGCTCTGCATCATTGCCCTGATGGTGGTGGAACTGCGCGAGGTCTTTGCCAGACGCCTCTGGCTGCTCGGCCTCCTGCTGGTGGTGGTGGGCATCTCCTCCCACCTCTACATACCCATCCGCGCAGCGGACAAACCTTTCATCAACCTTGGCGATCCCAGCACCACCCAACGTTTTCAGGAATACATCCAGCGCAAGCAGTACAAAGCCGAAACCGAAACTTCGATGTTCGACCGCCGCGGGGCTTTTGTCAAGCACCAGCTGGGCTTCCACTTCCTGCGCTATTTCGGCTGGCAGTGGTTCAAACAGGACTCCGTGATCCGCGCCACCAAGCTGCCGCAGCTGGTGGTGAACATCTTTGCCGGCCTGTTCGTGGCATTTCTGGGCCTCTTTGGCGCCGTTTTCCACTACCGCAAAAACAAACACAGCTTCTTCTACCTGCTGGCCATCATGCTCTGCGTTACCCTGCTGATGGTCTTTGTGATGAACCTTTCAGACGAGGAGGTGCGTGACCGCGACTACTTCTTCGTGGTGGCCTACAACATGTGGGCCATCTGGATGGGCATTGGCGCGCTGGCCTTGCTCAGCCTCTTCCGGGACAAGGCGCTGCGGACAGCCATCGTCGCCCTGATGCTGCTGCTGCCCCTGCTCAATCTGGCCGTCCAGTATCGCGAACACGACCGCTCCCGGGAATTCATCGCCCTGGATTACGGTGTCAACTTCCTCAATTCCGTGGAGGAAAACGCCATCATCTTCACCAACGGCGACAACGACACCTATCCCCTCTGGTATGCCCAAACCGTGAAAGACCCCCATGCCAAAGAGCACCTCCACGCGGCCCGTGACCTCTTCCCCACCCAGGCTTCGAGCGCCGCCCTCGCCCAGGCCGCGAAGTACAAAAGCACCCGCCTCAAAGGCATCCGCCAGGACGTCACCATCGCCAACCTCTCCCTGCTGAACACGTCCTGGTATGTGCGCCAGCTGCGGGACCAGGAAGGCGTGAACATCAGCTGGAGCGAGGAAGAGATCAGCTCCCTGGACGACAGGACCGGAGGCTATATCTCCTACCTGGCCAGGGATTCCGTCACCTATGACGCCGGCGATCCCCAGGGAACTCAGAAGTTCACCGTGAAATACGCCCAGAGCCGGGAAGAGAGCGATCAAACCGGAGCTTTCATGCCCCTCCGCGCCTCCGATTTCTCCGTGCTGCAGATCGTGAAGGACAACTTCGGCAAGCGCCCCATCTACTTCGCCGTCACCTGCGAATCGAACGTGGGCTTCGACGAATACCTGCGCAGCGAAGGCATGGTCTCCCGCGTCACCCACATCAAGTCCGCCACCGGCAGGGAGGCCGTGGACCTGCCCCGCCTGCTCACCAACATCGACAAGGTTTACCAGTACCGCTCCATCGACGACTCCAGGGTCTTCAAAGACGACAACATGACGCGCCTGATCTCCAACTACGGCTCCGGCTATTCCCGTGCCGCATTGGAATTCACCCGTGCCGGCAAGTTCGAACAGGCCCTCGCCTACGCCAACAAAGCCAAAAAATTCATCGACGGCGAACTCCGCCTCACGGAGTTTTGGGTGAACTACTACGCCGGCACAGGCCAGATCGCCAAGCTGGACGAATTCGTCGATAAAAACATCCTGCCCCATACGGACGCCGTGCGCATCTACAACAGCTATGTGCTGAACACCATGGCCACGGAATATCCGCGCTATTTCCCCCGCTACATGAAGAA